TGGCTGTGACACGGTGGCCTTCGCCGAATGAACTGCAACAGCTCGAGCGTGCTCTCAAGCGTAATCTCAGTTTATTTCGGGCCAATCCGACACAGGCGGATCAGCTGCTTGCCAACGGTGAATCTGAACTTAACCAGGAACTCGATCGACCAGTCCATGCCGCATGGACGATCGTGGCTCTGTCGATTCTCAATCTGGACGAAACGATCACACGAGAATGAATCACCAAATTCAGGCAATCACCGGTAATCGACTGCTGCAACTTACTCGCCGGTATTTTTTCGGACGCGGAGCCACCGGAATTGGTTCGGCCGCGTTAGCATCCATGTTTTCAAAGGAACTCAGAGCGGGAGACCGCGTTCCTGCGGTTGTTCCGTCATTGGCTCCGAAAGCTAAACGAGTCATCTATCTGTTTCAAAGTGGCGGGCCGTCACAGATGGATCTGTTCGATCACAAACCCCGGATGCAGAATTATTTCGACAGCGATCTGCCGGACAGCGTTCGCCAGGGGCAGCGGATCACCACAATGACCTCGCGGCAGGAGAGATTTCCTATTGCGCCCTCAGTGTTCCGTTTTCGTCGCCACGGTCACAGCAATGCTTTGATCAGCGAATTGTTACCGTATACGGCAACAGTGGCCGATGACTTGTGCTTCGTAAAATCTATGGTCACTGAGGCTATTAATCACGATCCCGCCATCACGTTCCTGCAGACCGGGTCTCAGTTGTCGGGGCGCCCCAGCATCGGATCCTGGTTCAGTTACGGACTGGGGTCAGAAAATGCGAATTTGCCGGATTTTATTGCGATGACCTCCCAGGGCACCGGTGTCAGGAGTGCTCAGCCACTGTACGACCGTCTTTGGGGCAGCGGTTTTCTGCCAACAACCCATCAGGGAGTCAAACTGAGAGGCAGTAAAGATCCTGTGCTGTATCTGAACAATCCGGCGGGCGTCTCATCCGCCGTGAAACGCGGTATGCTGGACGACATAGCAGAGTTAAATCGAGAGCGTCTCGACGTGACCGGCGATCCTGAAATCGCCACGAGGATTGCTCAATATGAAATGGCGTTCCGTATGCAGGCCTCAATTCCTGGCCTGGTTGATTTTTCGGACGAACCACGGCATGTCACAGAAATGTATGGACCGGAGGTCCATAGTCGTGGCAGCTATGCTTCGAACTGCCTTCTCGCGCGTCGATTGTCAGAAAGAGGAGTACGATTCATCCAGCTGTTTCATAAGGGATGGGATCAGCACGGCAATCTTCCAAAAGCAATTCGTGCCCAATGCCAAGACACGGATCAACCTTCGGCAGCACTCGTACGGGACCTCAAACAGCAGGGACTGCTCGATGAAACGCTGGTCGTCTGGGGGGGAGAATTTGGTCGCACCACCTATTGCCAGGGCGATCTGTCACGAGAAAAATACGGACGAGATCATCACCCGCGTTGTTTCACGATATGGATGGCAGGTGGTGGAATCAGGCCGGGCATGACCTGGGGGGAAACAGACGATTTTTCCTACAATATAACCGCAAATCCGGTCCAGGTTCACGATCTCCACGCAACGATGCTGCACCTGATGGGCATCGATCATCGGAAGCTGACATATCGGTTTCAGGGTCGGGACCATCGTCTGACCGACGTTCATGGCAACGTTGTTCAATCCCTGCTGGCTTGAAAATATCTGAATAAAATGTGTATTGGACTCTCTTGTGGGGACCGAAATTACGGAATGAGGAGAGCCAACCGGGTTGTGGCCGCATAGGTTTTTGTTCATGAGACCAGGCTGCTGTTCAACCTGCCGGTTTGGTCTGAAGCAGCGTTACCGGGCAGCAGACCGATTCCCGAATTGACATTTGTGACTTCATCGATATGCTTTCGCACCATCAGAACTGCTGACAGAGAGCTCAAAGGCAATCAATCCAAATGGGACGAATCGAACGAACACGAGAAATCGCACGTCGCCGGAAACGCAGAGTCCAGCTCAAAAAACTTCGAACTCGTTTCGCAGCAGCGAATTCGGAGTCCGAAAAGGCAGAGATTCTCGCCAAAGCACGACGTATGAGTCCGTTTGTGACTCTTGAAGAAACAACCAACGCTTAACTTCACCAGCGTACCAGCACGCCTCACGCACGTCATGGAAGGACGACTGTATGCGCGAATTGCGTGGCAAAACCGTTTTCTTGACGGGTGCAGCCTCAGGAATTGGTCGAGAACTTGCACTTCAGCTGGCTGATGCTGGCTGCAATCTGATTCTTGTTGACTGCAATCAGACGGGCCTTGATGACGTCGCCAGGCTAACTGCCGCCTGCGGTGTGAAAGTACACAGTTACCGCTGTGACCTGATGGACAGAACCGCCGTCGAACGTACAGTGAATTCGGCCGTCAGGGACGCAGAACCGATTGATGTGCTGATTAATAATGCCGGTGTTGCCTGGTACGGTTCCACTCACGAAATGACTCAGGAACAGTGGGACCGATTGATGTCGATCAACCTGCAGGCACCGATTCAAGTCACGCGTCTGCTGCTGCCAGGTCTTCTGCAGCGGCCTGACGCTCACATCGTCAATATGTGCAGCATTGCCGGACTCGTCGCCGGAGGACGATTCACGGCGTATCATACCACAAAGTTCGGGCTGGTCGGTTTCACAGAAGCAATTCGGTCCGAATATGCTCGAGCCGGAATCGGAGTAACGGCTGTGTGTTCCGGTCCCGTACGGACTCAACTTTATCAGTCTGCCGGTGGAGCAACCGGCGGAAGCCAGATACCACAACCACCGGCAATCGTTTGTGCTTCAGCCCAACGGGTTGCGAAACTCACAATCACGGCCATTCAGCGAAATCGTCGCATGGTGCTGGTGACACCTCTGGCACATGGATTGTTTCAAATTAAGCGTTTCCTGCCGGGTTTGCTGGATGCGGTGAGTGGATTCAGTCGCAGCAAAAGACGTCGACGTCAGGAAAGACTGTTTCGAGAACAGCAACGACTTGCCAACCTGCACGACTCATCAGATTCCGACGTCCGTGCGGACAGCGAAAACCGGAATCCGGTCCCCCTGAATTGACTGTGACCAGACAGCAGCACTGCAATGAATATTGCTGAATTGGCAGAACGCGCTGCTGCACTTTGTCGACGAACGCGATGATTGTAAATGGAGGTGCCGCCCATCGATGACATCCCCGTTTTTTTTTCTGGTTGGAATGGACCGCCCGCACCGTGTCGAAAATTCGCAGATCATCATTAACTGGTGCGCCAACACGTTCTGTCCGCAGCCCGACAGACCAGTCGATTGTCCGGACTACGGGAATTCTGTTGCCCAAGGCGTGTCCGGACGAGAGCGGCCCCGCCAGATATTCTGACATTCTGGCCAGTCTATCGATCGACGTCATTTTGAAAACAAAGCTAACTGATCGGCAGCCGATGCGTGGTCGCAGTGCTTATCCGGGGTCATCGCCGTGACTCCAGTCAAATGCGGTTTACAGATCTCAACCCCAGTCAACCTGACGACTGCGAACCTGAAGGGCAGTGATCTGTATTCAATGTAGATAATCACAGGCTTACCTTAAGCTGAGCGGCACGAGTTTGGGTAAAATCTGTGACTACAGGCACGACATAAAATTCGGCCACGAACCGGTGGTGTGCCGAAAGACACCACTGAGCGGTTAATCCGGACCATCAGGTCGGAGACCGTCAGTAACGGGCTGTCGATACTGAGTCAAAACCATGCTCGTTGGTACAATTGTCAATGCTGTCGCAGTTGTCGCCGAATTTTGGGAACCACAGACAACAGATGGCGTGGTCAATGGTGTTGCAGCAACAGCAGTATTATTATCGCGCTCCTCTGTCTTGCTGGTTTTACCGAACTGAATATGATCTGCTCTTACAGAGGACCGTTAACTCATCGCAGGAAACCAGAAATCTGGCTGTCCGGACAGTCGGTCAGATAAATACGTTCGACTTGTCAACAGACATTGAATCACCTGCCATGGACGAAATGCAGCACGAATGTGGAATCGCGGCGGTCTATCATCTGACCACCGACCGCACCAGTGAACTGGTGCCTGCTGACGATTACCGTGCAACCTCACAACTGATGCCACGCATGTTACTGGACATGCAGAATCGAGGTCAGCTGGCGGCCGGATTTACAACCTACGATCCTGATCGCAGTCAGCTCATCGATACTCACAAGGATGTTGGTGGTGTCGCGGAAGTGTTTCGCATGAACCACTCCGGCCGTTTCAGAAAATTGATGGAGGAATATGCAGGGCGGGCAGCGATTGGTCATGTCCGTTACGCTACCTGCGGGTCTGACGATCGCAGTTATGCACAACCGTTCGAGCGTCATCACATTGCACGTTCCAAATGGTTCAGTTTTGTTTTTAACGGTCAGTTGGCAAATTATCAGGATCTTCGCAGTGAGATTCTTGCTACCACGGATTTTCACCTCACTCGCGAAACCGACACAGAGGTTCTCAATCACCTGATTTCTCGCAAACTTTCGGATTCTCCTGGTATTTCCGGCATGGAAATTCTGCGGGAACTGGCCGATGAAGTGGACGGAGCCTGGAACCTGGCGTTTTTGAACGCAAACGGTGACATGTTTGTATCAAGGGATCCGACGGGCATTCGTCCATTGTGCTATGCCGTGAACGACTCACTCTTCGCCGCAGCCAGTGAAAGCGTCGCACTGACACATCTTGGCTTCGAAGAAGACACGATTCAGAATATTCCTCCCGGACATGCCGCGATCATTGACAGCAAAAACGGAGTCCGTCTGGAGAAATATGCAAACACCGGCAAACCGGCGCACTGTTTCTTCGAATGGATCTATTTTGCGAATGCAGCAAGCAGATTTGACGACGCGGGCGTGTATCAGTCCCGGAAACGACTGGGAGAACAACTGGCTCTGAAAGAAGACCTTGTTCCAGGTGATGACACCGTTGTTGTCCCCGTTCCGGATACGGCTAAAGCGGCCGCGGACAGCATGGCCTACAAACTAGGTGTCCCCTCCCAGGAAGGTCTCCTGCGAAATCGTTATATCGGCAGAACCTTTATCGAAGGCTCAAACCGCGCCGACAAAGTTCGCGCAAAGTACACAGCTCTGCCGGAGATTCTGGAAGGAAAACAAGTTCTTCTGGTTGACGATTCCATCGTCCGTGCAACCACCCTCAGGGAATTGCTGACTCTGCTGCGACACACTGGTAAGGCCAGAGAAATTCACGTTCGAATCGCATGTCCGCCCATCATCGCTCCATGTTTCTATGGCATTGACATGTCCACCGTGCAGGAACTGTTTGCGCCAGGACATATGGCCGGAGATGTGTTGACGGAAGCTGATGAACGATGCATGGCGAAAGCGATCGGTGCGGACAGCCTGCGATATCTGCCCGTTGAGTCGCTGGCAGAATGTGTGGGATTGCCGGAAGACCATCTTTGCCGTGCGTGCGTAACCCGTGAATATCCCACAGCTGCCGGCAGGCAGCAGTATCAATTAGCTCAGAATTCGAATGCCTGCGGACGCACCTACGACATTGACTAAAACGGTACGTTCTCTGTCAACTGCCGATGAACTGTGACACTCACCTCAGCCAGCATAAGGGGCTGTTGCGGAGTATTGTCATGAGGTCATCTGTCGCTGGGACGACATGATTCGCGTCCACTGCCCTGTCGCCATAATTGCCAGTCCAATTCCCAAACAATTAGCAAGCATATCGATGGGGTCACATACGCGACGGGGGATCATTGTCTGCAGTAATTCTGTAATCACAGCGTGAACCATCAGCAAAGCGAGACACACTCGCCGAACATCGGACCGACAGTGTGAAATCGGAAGCATTAAACTCAGAGTAATTACTGCGTATACACTCAGATGAATCACAAAATCACCGATTGAACGAATGAAAACTGTCGACGTGCGGCCAAATCTGCTCAGCGGATCTGTCGACAGCAGGATCCATGTCGCAAGGACTAATGATGACACCGCAAGGGCCGCATTCGCGGTATGCAGCCTTATATCCGCCTGGAAGAGTCTCGGTGGCATGGAACTTCGCATTACCGACGTATGGACAGGGAACGAAACGGCCGGGTATTCGCTGATGACTCTGAAGATTTCTGAGTCACTAACGGTATCTATACCTCACTGAGGTGCCGTTGTTGCTCGGCTCCGATGCATTGTCCGGCATCCAGGGTTTGAACAGAGTCATCTTCGATACAGTTTGCATGAACGGCGTAACCGGTTCTGAAAGCCCTGAGTTTCTTTGATTAGCAGTGTGGTGTTCAGAACTCAGGGCAGTTGCTCATAAGAAGCCTCAACATCAGCACCATGTCCGGTTTCCCGCATTCGACTGCAGGAGCCAACAGCAGAGACTTCGTCCGTCTATGATGTTGCGACTAAACACAATCGAGGTGCACCGATTTTCTTTTCCGGACACACGTTTAACCAGACACCGTTCACAGAACGGAACACCTGCTCAACCATATTGTGGATGACTGTTTTGAGCGCAGGAAAAAAGAGGGTGTGATCGTCCAGACAGTAACAAACCCGACACCATACAGTGTTTCGAATGTTGCATTAGACCTGGTGTAACCACCGTCCACCGATGTAATACACGATTTGTCAGCGAGTCCACGGCGGTTAGTGAATCACTGCGTTGACGTGTCATACCCACCTCCGCGATGATCATGGCCAGATCGGGGCACAGAAGCGGCAGGAGCCTTCAGAGGGATGCAGTTATCCCCAACTGACACGCCGCACGAAACCCTGTCGCGGAGTCCTCACATATCTCCGCCGTTCAGTGAAAGACGATCGCAAATCCAGTCAAAGATCGACAACTGATTTTGGCCGGTGCATGAATGTATTCGTCGGTCCCTGGCGAGACGCCTGTCAGACAACGTCACAAAGTAATCCGACAGCAAACAAACAATGACAGCAGGTGCAGGGTGCACGGCAGGTGTCTGCTCCTGCCAGTCAATGTGAATGGTCGTCATGCGGTACATCCATTAACCACTCGTCATGGTATGGCGAGGCTACGGATTGAAGACTATTTTTGAAACGGCCGGAGTTCTGCTCCCGCTAATTGGGCCGAATCCCGCTTCTCCCATGTGTCAATCTGACGGAAGAATGTTTTCTGACTGATCGCATGTTCTTCCTGAAGCCGGTAAAGATGAAGTGCCAGCACTTGGTAGTTAACCAGAACTCCCAGAGTTGAACTCAGCGACCGCAGCCTTTTCAGGCGACTCTCAATCTTTGATAGAGTCGCCTGAGAGTTACTCCGGGGATCAAAGTCTGTCTTCAGTACGACCAGCAGGACAGATTCGTCCGATTTCCTGAGTGTCCCTCCGCTTGCATACGGTTTAGACTTCGGGAATTCACGCTCCAACGCCTGTTGCAGCGGCATAAACGGTGTCATCCGAACTGTCCAGTAGGCCCAAAGAAACGCAGTTGCCAAAGAGCCAAAAGTAAACAGCGTGATTACAACAGCGCGTCCCGAAACGGTTCGATGACTTCGATTCGGGTTTTGGTTCATGTTCTGTTTCCACGTCACGAATCGGCAGCCCTCTCATCGCAATTACGGCTGCCCTGGCTTGGGACGAGACAAGTTTCCGGATAATCTACTGTCTCTGTTCATTCATCAGTCGTTCGAATTCAACAAGTTCCTGAGTTTTAGTCCAGATGAGAACACTGTTTGTCAACACGCCTGTTCGGGGGCTTTGTGCCTTTCAGTGCGAATTGACAACATGAACAAAGATGACTGTCAGTACACAGTTGACAACATTACCTACTCAACTGCTAACACGAAATTTGCCGGTCTATGTCTGCTGTTAATCTACTGAAACAACTGATCGAGTTTCCATCTGTAAGCACGGCCACGAATGAACCGGTCAGCGCATTCGCTGAGTCGCAGCTGCAGCGACTCGGATTCGAAACCGAGCGGCTGACATATACAGACCCGGCAGGGGTTGTGAAAGTCTGCATCTGTGGGCGACGTGGTCCGGCGGGCAGAGGGCTGGCATACTTTTGCCATACTGATGTCGTGCCCGCTGACAGCTGGTCATTTTCGGAAAGTGGACCCTGGACGGCATTTCAGTCGAATGGCAGGATCTATGGTCGGGGATCCTGTGATATGAAGGGATCTCTGGCATGTGTGCTCAACGCTATCGAAAGAGTTGAAACTACGTCTTTACCTGTGTTTGTCGTCTGCACTGCAGACGAGGAAATTGGTTATCACGGTGCTGCCAAAGTCGCTGCTGAATCGAAAATTTATCGTGAAATTGTCGATAGCCGATCCTGTGGTCTGATTGGCGAGCCCACACGACTGGGTGTTGTCCACGGACACAAGGGGGGGCGGGTCGGACGAATAGTGTCGCGAGGAGTTGCCGCTCATTCCTCGACCTCCCGCGGACTCAATGCCAATATGGCGATGATTCCGTTTCTACACGATCTGCGGTTACTGAGTCTGGAATGTGAAAATGCTCCGGAGTGGCGAGATGAGCGATTTGATCCGCCGGTGATTTCCATGAATATAGGTGTCAATGACCATACGCGTGCCGTGAATATCACACCGCCGCAGAGCGTCTGCACTTTCTACTTTCGTCCGATGCCGGGCCAGGACGGTGATCGTCTGATCGATGAGATTCGTGGCCTTGTTGATCGTCACGGCCTGGAATTTGAAGTCGTGATGTCAGCCAATGGTCTGTTCACTGACCCGGATTCTGCGTTTATTCGTGAACTGTGTGACCTGACTGGAAGTAACACCACCACAGTGACGTATGGCACCGATGGATCGTTGTTCGGAGAAATACAAAATTTGGCGGTACTGGGACCAGGTGATATCCATCAGGCACATACGGACGACGAGTGGATTTCGCTGGACCAGCTTGCCCAGGGAGTTGACGTTTACGAGAAACTGATTCGGCACTGGTGCGTCTGATTGATCGAAGATCGCAGAAAATTACAAAGCGTGCGACTACCGGGACATTGTATCGCCGTCACGTTTGTCGCTTAAAGTTATGCCGCGCCAGCCTCGTACGTCGATCACTCGTGCGTACGGAGCGTTGTCGAATCCTCCGTCGTCCCTGAAATCTTCATAGTATTCGCTCAAACGCTGCAACTTTCGGTCCGCTGATAATTCGCCTGGATGCTGTGTCTCAGGTGAACGTCCCCAGATAATAATCGATCCTCCCGCTGTTCTGAGCAGGTATTGCAGACCGGATCCTTCGTCCGGACTTCCAGCGTCTGACGGTGCCTGAATTGCTTTCAGATCCCAGATCTCCCATCGCGAACTGCCGGATTCCTCAGGTTTTGTGAGCAGCGCTGCAAGTTGTGCTGCCCCTGTGACAACCGAATCCCCCCAGGCTCCCCCCTGACCACCCTGCGGCACGCTGCTGACGTTTTCAATAATCGGATAACGTGCGATATCGGAACGACTGAAATCACTCCCAGGCAGCACACAACCCGATTCGTCAATCGCATAATATCCTCCGGCCCCGTCGACAATTGCAACCGGCCTGCGATAGGTAACATCAACATGAACCCTTGGCGGAAACGACTTCGTGACACGATGAACCTGTCTGATCCACGGGTGTGTAACAAATGCGGCTGCGATTTGCTCACTCAAATTTGGGTTCTGAAGTGACATCGGAAGATCCAAATCCACTCGATGCAGAATTTCAGCAACCAGATTTTCCGGAATCCATCGCGGTGGCGGTGTGACCGAAATCTCCGCAATTTCCACTTGGTACTCCGGCAGCAATTTTACCTCAGAAAAGGTTTGCCGAAAATGAGGCCACACAACAAATCCCAGCGAGACGGCAGCAGCTATTACCAGTCGCCGAGGTTGAAAACCCCAGCGAATGAATCGCCGGGCTGTCGTCAGCTGACCAGGGCCTGATGTTTTTCGGGAAGACGAACGGCTCATGGAATCATGTGTAAACAGAAGAGGGCGGATAAGTACGAGTTGCTGTGATCTCAGGCACAGACGATAAATCTGTCCTGTACAGGAAGGTAAGTTCCAACACGTGAAAACTTTGCCGCGCAATTCATAAAGTCAATTCTGATCGTCTCAGCTGCCGGGAGATACGTCTAATTCCGCGACTCTCAAGTGTAATAGTTGGATCAGTTCATCCCGCGTCGCTGTATCAACTGGGCAAATTGGGTGGAGATGCCGGATTGCAAGCCCGTCATGGATGTCGAGTGGCTGTCTCCTCGACTGGTAACGGCGAAAAAGACACTGCAGAAGAAAATCGCCAATAGATAAACATGGCGCGTCAGCGATTTTTCCGTCGCCTTCGGTTCATGAAGTAATGTTTTTGACTGATTCTGTGAGTTGAACAGAAATATCAATTAGCGAATGCGATCGTTAGCGATGAAACGATCCATGCCTCGAATGCACACCAGGCAGAGAAGGGCCGGTTATCTGAACTGACTAACGCCGGAGCCCCGATAACAAATCAACACAGCCAACAGGAATTTCAGGATGCAAACCGATCAACGATGTTGCGCGGCCTGCGCGGCAGGGCGACCACGGTATTGTTTAATTAAACAAACCTTTTTTTTCGGACGTTCATTCCTATCGATATCTGTGCCACCTGAAACATAATCCAACCATATGTGTGGTCGGATCTTTTGTGGTGAACGGCATCGGTTCCTGAACGTTCACATTTAACGCCCCGGAGACAGGCTTCGTTGTGAATCAAGCACGTATATGAGCGCCGTGAAAGTCCTTGCACAGTTCGCAGGGATTTGTTTGCTGAATATAATAGGGGATTGCTTCAGTCGTCGTGCTTTGTTGAAGGTTCACTGGAAGTCCCTTCGAAGCCGTTCGACAATCAAGGTCTGCATTAGTTTCGAATGACGTGAGACACTCAGAATCATGAGTAAACGAATTTCATACAGCCTCCTGGACCCGTGGCTGGGACCTCCCCTGAAAAGCCTTTACAAAATTCTGCCGATCCCCCGTCGCTTTCCGCCCGAAGGAATTGTTTTGATCGGACATCTTTTGGCAATTCTGGCGGCAGTGGGATTTGCTTATTCAACCCGGTGCTGGTGGGGCGGGCTCCTGGCCGGACTGGGCGTCCTCGGAAATCACACGGCAGACTGTCTCGACGGAACCCACGCCCGCGTTACCGGACAGTGTCGAAATGGTGGTGAACTTCTGGACCACTTTACAGATCCACTTTCATTTGCCTACTGGCTTGTTGGAATCAGTGTCTCATGTTCCCGCCTGGACCTGGGACTGGCGGCTGTGATCTGTCTGTATGCCACCGCTGTGCTGACAAATATTAAAGCAAAAATCATCGGAGAGTTTGCATTGGCGAGATTTGGACCAACTGAGTTTAAGACATTACTGATCCTGTACGGAA
This Fuerstiella sp. DNA region includes the following protein-coding sequences:
- a CDS encoding DUF1501 domain-containing protein — its product is MNHQIQAITGNRLLQLTRRYFFGRGATGIGSAALASMFSKELRAGDRVPAVVPSLAPKAKRVIYLFQSGGPSQMDLFDHKPRMQNYFDSDLPDSVRQGQRITTMTSRQERFPIAPSVFRFRRHGHSNALISELLPYTATVADDLCFVKSMVTEAINHDPAITFLQTGSQLSGRPSIGSWFSYGLGSENANLPDFIAMTSQGTGVRSAQPLYDRLWGSGFLPTTHQGVKLRGSKDPVLYLNNPAGVSSAVKRGMLDDIAELNRERLDVTGDPEIATRIAQYEMAFRMQASIPGLVDFSDEPRHVTEMYGPEVHSRGSYASNCLLARRLSERGVRFIQLFHKGWDQHGNLPKAIRAQCQDTDQPSAALVRDLKQQGLLDETLVVWGGEFGRTTYCQGDLSREKYGRDHHPRCFTIWMAGGGIRPGMTWGETDDFSYNITANPVQVHDLHATMLHLMGIDHRKLTYRFQGRDHRLTDVHGNVVQSLLA
- a CDS encoding SDR family oxidoreductase, whose protein sequence is MRELRGKTVFLTGAASGIGRELALQLADAGCNLILVDCNQTGLDDVARLTAACGVKVHSYRCDLMDRTAVERTVNSAVRDAEPIDVLINNAGVAWYGSTHEMTQEQWDRLMSINLQAPIQVTRLLLPGLLQRPDAHIVNMCSIAGLVAGGRFTAYHTTKFGLVGFTEAIRSEYARAGIGVTAVCSGPVRTQLYQSAGGATGGSQIPQPPAIVCASAQRVAKLTITAIQRNRRMVLVTPLAHGLFQIKRFLPGLLDAVSGFSRSKRRRRQERLFREQQRLANLHDSSDSDVRADSENRNPVPLN
- a CDS encoding amidophosphoribosyltransferase, with amino-acid sequence MSTDIESPAMDEMQHECGIAAVYHLTTDRTSELVPADDYRATSQLMPRMLLDMQNRGQLAAGFTTYDPDRSQLIDTHKDVGGVAEVFRMNHSGRFRKLMEEYAGRAAIGHVRYATCGSDDRSYAQPFERHHIARSKWFSFVFNGQLANYQDLRSEILATTDFHLTRETDTEVLNHLISRKLSDSPGISGMEILRELADEVDGAWNLAFLNANGDMFVSRDPTGIRPLCYAVNDSLFAAASESVALTHLGFEEDTIQNIPPGHAAIIDSKNGVRLEKYANTGKPAHCFFEWIYFANAASRFDDAGVYQSRKRLGEQLALKEDLVPGDDTVVVPVPDTAKAAADSMAYKLGVPSQEGLLRNRYIGRTFIEGSNRADKVRAKYTALPEILEGKQVLLVDDSIVRATTLRELLTLLRHTGKAREIHVRIACPPIIAPCFYGIDMSTVQELFAPGHMAGDVLTEADERCMAKAIGADSLRYLPVESLAECVGLPEDHLCRACVTREYPTAAGRQQYQLAQNSNACGRTYDID
- a CDS encoding CDP-alcohol phosphatidyltransferase family protein codes for the protein MSKRISYSLLDPWLGPPLKSLYKILPIPRRFPPEGIVLIGHLLAILAAVGFAYSTRCWWGGLLAGLGVLGNHTADCLDGTHARVTGQCRNGGELLDHFTDPLSFAYWLVGISVSCSRLDLGLAAVICLYATAVLTNIKAKIIGEFALARFGPTEFKTLLILYGMFMTALVSSASPSVTPENWAQGFFVILILCGVLQLLVALWVSVQEVNKHATPPDTTEWITKRDN
- a CDS encoding M20 family metallopeptidase, which encodes MSAVNLLKQLIEFPSVSTATNEPVSAFAESQLQRLGFETERLTYTDPAGVVKVCICGRRGPAGRGLAYFCHTDVVPADSWSFSESGPWTAFQSNGRIYGRGSCDMKGSLACVLNAIERVETTSLPVFVVCTADEEIGYHGAAKVAAESKIYREIVDSRSCGLIGEPTRLGVVHGHKGGRVGRIVSRGVAAHSSTSRGLNANMAMIPFLHDLRLLSLECENAPEWRDERFDPPVISMNIGVNDHTRAVNITPPQSVCTFYFRPMPGQDGDRLIDEIRGLVDRHGLEFEVVMSANGLFTDPDSAFIRELCDLTGSNTTTVTYGTDGSLFGEIQNLAVLGPGDIHQAHTDDEWISLDQLAQGVDVYEKLIRHWCV